In Vigna angularis cultivar LongXiaoDou No.4 chromosome 8, ASM1680809v1, whole genome shotgun sequence, one DNA window encodes the following:
- the LOC108345165 gene encoding uncharacterized protein LOC108345165: MTAPPPLLPVTSSVDFNAPPIRVNPLYILAFLATTISTSFITYLAYTHNDNPMLLFTSFIYVLYFSVDFFPLPPAPSARASHVRLFLWAVLSAAMFAFACSFSLVLTLPESMCFFGVVLGGSALLLSAWSGDSKFVAKKEQYSDMVQSFGPIMLMFFGLGRRYVTIQLILHAAIMNTRKLVGPTTTVYINAQISSSSFRFSS, from the coding sequence ATGACTGCACCACCACCGCTCCTCCCCGTCACTTCTTCCGTTGACTTTAACGCGCCACCCATTCGCGTGAACCCGCTCTACATTCTAGCTTTCCTCGCCACCACAATCAGCACCTCCTTCATAACCTACCTCGCCTACACCCACAACGACAACCCCATGCTCCTCTTCACCTCCTTCATCTACGTCCTTTACTTCTCCGTCGACTTCTTCCCTCTCCCCCCCGCTCCCTCGGCGCGTGCCTCCCACGTCAGGCTCTTCCTCTGGGCGGTGCTCAGCGCCGCCATGTTCGCATTCGCCTGTTCGTTCTCGCTCGTTTTAACGCTCCCTGAGAGCATGTGCTTCTTCGGGGTGGTGCTCGGTGGCAGCGCGTTGCTGCTGAGCGCGTGGAGCGGCGACAGTAAATTTGTCGCGAAAAAGGAACAGTACTCCGACATGGTGCAGTCTTTTGGTCCCataatgttgatgtttttcGGTTTGGGAAGACGCTATGTGACGATTCAACTTATTCTCCACGCCGCCATCATGAACACCAGGAAGCTCGTTGGACCAACAACAACAGTGTATATCAATGCTCAGATTTCAAGTTCTTCCTTTCGTTTCTCTTCTTAA
- the LOC108345736 gene encoding serine/threonine-protein kinase PBL34, with protein sequence MGFGSNAVQAGSLDVDKSKGRKNKEGGAKERKWGFRFSIFGSCIPSKSKVDSTKVSGTSARSNGENVKSVVTESEENKSASDRITKETVAPPESSTTTSDAESNPSTPIFSEELKVASCLRKFTFNGLKVATRNFRPESLLGEGGFGCVFKGWIEENGTAPVKPGTGLTVAVKTLNHNGHQGHKEWLAELNYLGDLVHPNLVKLVGFCIEDDQRLLVYEFMPRGSLENHLFRRPLPLPWSIRMKIALGAAKGLAFLHQEAQRPIIYRDFKTSNILLDAEYNAKLSDFGLAKDGPEGEKTHVSTRVMGTYGYAAPEYVMTGHLTSKSDVYSFGVVLLEMLTGRRSIDKKRPNGEHNLVEWARPVLGDRRMFYRIIDPRLEGHFSVKGVQKAVQLAAQCLSRDPKSRPLMSEVVQALKPLPSLKDMAISSYHFQISRVDRTMSMPNHKNGIRTQIVSVSRKGQPVRTLSSSNVPHGSPYIRYTKSPKPTG encoded by the exons ATGGGGTTTGGGAGCAATGCAGTTCAAGCAGGGAGTTTGGATGTGGACAAGTCAAAGGGCAGGAAGAACAAGGAAGGTGGTGCGAAGGAGAGAAAATGGGGGTTTAGATTTAGCATCTTTGGGAGTTGCATACCTTCAAAATCAAAAGTTGATAGCACAAAAGTTAGTGGCACTAGTGCCCGTAGTAATG GTGAAAATGTCAAGTCAGTGGTAACTGAATCAGAGGAAAACAAATCTGCATCTGATAGAATCACAAAGGAAACAGTTGCTCCTCCGGAGTCCTCTACCACAACAAGTGATGCAGAAAGTAACCCTTCCACTCCAATATTCAGTGAGGAGTTGAAGGTTGCTTCTTGCCTGAGAAAATTCACATTCAACGGACTTAAGGTGGCCACAAGGAATTTTAGACCAGAGAGTCTTCTTGGTGAAGGAGGGTTTGGTTGTGTCTTCAAGGGTTGGATTGAAGAGAATGGAACTGCACCTGTGAAACCAGGTACCGGGCTTACGGTTGCGGTCAAGACCCTCAACCACAATGGACATCAGGGTCACAAAGAGTGGCTT GCTGAGTTAAATTATCTTGGTGATCTTGTCCATCCAAATCTTGTTAAACTGGTTGGTTTCTGCATTGAAGATGACCAAAGATTACTGGTTTATGAGTTTATGCCCAGAGGCAGTTTGGAAAACCACCTCTTTAGAA GACCCCTGCCTCTTCCTTGGTCTATCAGAATGAAAATTGCACTTGGTGCTGCAAAGGGTCTTGCTTTTCTCCACCAAGAGGCTCAAAGACCCATAATATATCGTGATTTCAAAACATCTAATATACTATTAGATGCG GAATACAATGCCAAGCTCTCTGATTTTGGACTTGCCAAAGATGGTCCTGAAGGGGAAAAGACACATGTGTCAACAAGAGTTATGGGAACGTATGGTTATGCGGCACCCGAGTATGTGATGACTG GACATTTGACATCAAAAAGTGATGTCTACAGCTTTGGAGTAGTACTACTTGAAATGCTCACCGGCCGGCGATCAATTGACAAGAAGAGACCAAATGGGGAACACAATCTGGTGGAGTGGGCAAGACCTGTTCTTGGAGACCGGAGGATGTTCTACCGGATAATCGACCCCCGCCTGGAAGGCCACTTCTCGGTTAAAGGGGTACAGAAAGCTGTGCAGCTTGCTGCTCAATGCCTTAGCCGTGATCCAAAATCCAGACCCTTGATGAGTGAAGTTGTTCAAGCTTTGAAGCCTTTACCAAGCCTCAAGGACATGGCTATCTCATCTTATCACTTCCAGATTTCGCGAGTCGACCGAACCATGTCGATGCCGAATCATAAAAATGGCATCAGAACACAGATAGTATCTGTGTCAAGGAAGGGTCAACCTGTAAGGACATTGTCTAGTTCAAATGTTCCACACGGTTCTCCATACATTCGATATACCAAGTCTCCAAAACCTACTGGGTAA
- the LOC108346163 gene encoding hypersensitive-induced response protein-like protein 2: MGQAFGCYQVDQSNVAIKEHFGKFSDVLEPGCHCLPWCLGYQIAGGLSLRVQQLDVRCETKTKDNVFVTVVASVQYRAVAEKASDAFYRLTNTREQIQSYVFDVIRASVPKLELDSVFEQKNDIAKAVEEELEKAMSTYGFEIVQTLIVDIEPDVNVKRAMNEINAAARLRLAANEKAEAEKILQIKKAEGEAESKYLSGLGIARQRQAIVDGLRDSVLAFSENVPGTTAKDVMDMVLVTQYFDTMKEIGASSKSSSVFIPHGPGAVKDIAVQIRDGLLQASASQTN; the protein is encoded by the exons ATGGGTCAAGCATTCGGTTGCTATCAAGTTGATCAGTCAAATGTGGCCATCAAGGAgcattttggaaaattttctgATGTTCTAGAACCTGGATGCCATTGTCTGCCTTGGTGTCTTGGGTATCAGATCGCTGGTGGTTTGTCACTGCGTGTGCAGCAACTTGATGTTCGATGTGAGACGAAAACAAAG GATAACGTCTTTGTCACTGTGGTTGCGTCTGTGCAATACCGAGCTGTTGCTGAGAAAGCATCTGATGCATTCTATAGGCTTACCAACACAAGGGAGCAGATCCAATCATATGTTTTTGATG TTATCAGGGCCAGTGTACCAAAGTTGGAGTTGGATTCTGTCTTTGAGCAGAAGAATGATATAGCAAAAGCTGTGGAGGAGGAGCTTGAGAAG GCCATGTCAACTTATGGATTTGAGATAGTCCAGACCCTCATTGTTGATATTGAGCCCGACGTTAATGTCAAGAGAGCAATGAACGAGATTAATGCAG CTGCTAGATTAAGGTTGGCTGCAAATGAGAAGGCTGAAGCAGAAAAAATTCTGCAGATCAAGAAAGCAGAGGGAGAAGCAGAATCTAAGTATCTGTCAGGACTCGGTATAGCTCGCCAACGTCAGGCCATTGTGGATGGACTGAGGGACAGTGTGCTTGCCTTCTCTGAGAACGTGCCTGGGACAACAGCTAAAGATGTGATGGACATGGTCCTGGTGACTCAATACTTTGACACCATGAAAGAGATAGGGGCATCTTCGAAGTCGTCGTCGGTGTTCATACCGCACGGCCCTGGTGCCGTGAAGGACATCGCCGTGCAGATTAGGGATGGTCTTCTTCAGGCTAGTGCTTCACAGACAAATTAA
- the LOC108345231 gene encoding uncharacterized protein LOC108345231 produces the protein MTASSSLHLLPLTASSFDEALQKLKSVLPFFGFINMTISSMVTIYSAHRNNDTPTIVFVAFVYFGSLFLDYCFRLYHSLPPSSPSSHNIKVVIWVLISSIMLGFAFEFSTFMGFLESVFFFGLVISGNSYLFYVYFIWDSEKSGGSACNSDDCCERKPLTEVKVVDEV, from the coding sequence ATGACTGCTTCATCATCACTTCACCTTCTTCCTCTGACAGCTTCTTCATTCGATGAAGCACTCCAAAAGCTTAAAAGCGTGTTACCCTTCTTTGGATTCATCAACATGACGATCAGCAGCATGGTCACGATCTACAGCGCGCACAGAAACAACGACACTCCCACCATCGTATTCGTGGCTTTCGTCTACTTCGGATCCTTGTTCTTGGACTATTGCTTCCGCTTGTACCACTCTCTTCCCCCATCTTCGCCATCTTCTCACAACATTAAGGTCGTGATCTGGGTTTTGATCAGTTCCATCATGTTGGGGTTTGCATTCGAGTTTTCAACTTTTATGGGCTTTCTTGAGTCTGTGTTCTTCTTTGGCCTTGTGATCAGTGGCAACTCGTATCTGTTCTATGTGTACTTCATTTGGGACAGTGAGAAGAGTGGTGGTAGTGCTTGCAACAGTGATGATTGTTGTGAGCGTAAACCATTGACAGAGGTTAAGGTTGTCGATGAAGTGTGA